The segment ACAACATCCCCGATTCCACTAACTTGTTAAACAGAGGGAGCCTGGAAAGTGCCAACACTCCTATGAGAAAAgacgggagggagggagaggagggaggaaagaagaagcaGGTTATTTATAACGCCAGCAGCATTAGGGTCTCTTCCAGTCTCTCCTGCAAACTGCCGGGAGGTCACTCCCCCAAACCACCCTGCCCTGACCACAAGCACAATATTTGAGTTGGGATCGAGGGCAGGCACCAGCCTTTGCGAAGGGGGAGACGCATCCCATGCTGCTGGACAGCCCGGAGATCCCGCAGCAGAGCAGCGAGCCTTTGGAACAGCGGCTCTCACCTCGGTAAGTTCAATCCTGGATTTAGGATGGGGGTTTGGATGTGTGTTTGAAGCCTGACTCCCATCCACATGCCAGCCACACGGGTGGCACAGCTCGAGCTGCTCACAGCTCCTCACCCATTTGCCTGGGAGCTGGATGCCCATAGCCATCGATACccaccccagctctgcccattGCCTTGGCTGGGGGAGCTGGTTTcatgcccagcacagcagcaatggGACAGGTCCATGGATGGCCACAGACTGTGAAGCCCCTAGCTCCAAACCCTGCTCCCTCTCAGGGAGAGGAGCTGACCCCTTTAGCCTGGGAACACCAGGAGGTGACATGGACCTAGTGCCCAGCACCATCAGATCCAACCCCACTGGGGTGGCGAGAAGCATCCTTCAAATGCAGCGATGCTGAGGACAAGCTCTGGGCTTACCACTGTATTGAAGGGGGGCATGAAAACAGCAGGAGGGACCCCATGGATCCATCCTACCCTGCACAGAggcccccaaccccccccccccccccaccaagCAGCTCAGTACAGTGTGGATCAAGGTCTGGTATTCCATCAGGCACAGTGCCCTGgagtgggagcaggaggagaaggagctCCTCAGTGCCTGCCAAGCTCCCCGGTTGCACACTGCATCCTGGAGGACCACGTCTCATCTGCTCCTGGGCTGTGGGAGCagtggagagggaaggagggagaggaggaggatgcatGGGAGCAATCCCTGCCTGCCATCACCTCAACCCTGCTCTGGCTCCAGCACAAGCAGCCTGCCAGGGCAGCCCTGGAGCACACGGTGCCCTCTTTGCCCCCCAGGACATCCCTCCTCAGTGCAGGGTGAGGACATGGGGGGGTCTCATCCAGAGACCCCATTGCCACCCTGCACAGTGAGGAGCACCCAGCGGCCACGTGtcctgcagggcaggagcaggagctggcagcgATGCACCGGCTCTGTGCTCCAGCCACGTCTATAGGAGCCAAcgggcaggagcagcacagcccatgTATTTCCTGGAGGGATTTCAGGCTCCAAGGCTGCTCTGTCTGCTCTGGGATGAGCTGGAGCCTCCTGTGGTGCACTGGGCACAGCACCCTGTGTACAGCACAGGGCATCAGCGGAGCCTGCCCAAGCCAAGGGGCTCCGGGATGGGGTTTGCcttgctctgccctggctgtgaGCCCTCGGCAGGGTCCAACAGCAGGTCTGGTGGTGGCTCCTGGTTGACCTGGCCTCAAGGGGCCGGCGGCtgctgccccttgtcctgttggGAAGGGAGAGCTTGGAAGTGATCTCCCTCCagagaggcaggagctgcttaCCGGGattcacagcagcagtgggagcatCCTGTGCTGCCATGGGGGAAGGGAGAGCTGGATGAAGCCCACAGCAAAGCCTGTCACCAGCCAGCAGAGCATAAATAGAGCTGCACCAAAGCATGCCTGGAGCTccagcagcctgctcctgcagctcccaccctgctcctgcagctcccaccctgctcctgcagctcccaccctgctccccatgcagagccagggcaggtGAATCCTGGTGTCCTTGCACAGCTTCGGACCATGTGTGCTGTATCTCCATCAGCTGTATCACACATACCCACAAGTAAGGGGGTTGCAAGCAAATACCCCCTGGGATGGAGGTTTCTAGCAGGCCTAAGGGGGACAACCTGCAAAGAGGGGCACATCTACAGCCACATCTTTGGGTAGGATTCCCTCAGGTCCCTgggttttccagctctgcttccaaGCTCCACCAAAGCCATGCAGGGCTATGGCCATTTCCAGCCCCACTGGAGCCCTGGGACATTGGGGTGCAGCTCGGCTGCCTCCAACCCCGATGCCACTGATGggttcctcctcctttctcccccaCCCAGGTCCCTGCAGCACCATGCTCTGGgcccccatcctcatcctcgcTGGGCTCTGTGGAGCCTCCCTGGGCCAGTACAATGAAGAAGAAGACATGGCTTGGTTGCAGTACTACATGAGGCAGTCCCGGATGTCCTCCTATAACTACGTGCCCTACTACGAGGATGAGAACACCCCTTATGTGTATTCCTACCTGCCAGCTCCGGATACAGAGGCAGAGCCTGGGCCTGAACCACAGCAAGCATCATCCTGGCAGTGTCCCCAAGAGTGCGATTGTCCCCCCAACTTCTCCTCAGCCATGTACTGCGACACCCGGACCCTGAGGTACCTGCCCTTCGTGCCCTCCCGCATGAAATACGTCTACTTCCAGAACAACCTCATCACTGCCATCCAAGAGGGAGCTTTCGACAACGCCACGGAGCTGGAGTGGTTGGCACTGCACAACAACCGCATCTCCAGCGAGAAGATGGGCAAGAAGGTGTTTGCCAAGCTCAAAAGCCTGGAGAGGCTGTACATGAACAACAACAACCTGACCAAGATGCCCAGCCCCTTGCCCCGCTCCCTCAGGGAGCTGCACTTGTCTTACAATCAGATCTCCAAGGTGCCCTCCAATGCCCTGgagggactggagaacctcaCTGCCCTGTACCTCAGCCACAACTACATCTTCGAGATGGGAGCATCCCTCAAAGGCCTCAAGTCCTTGATCCTCGCTGATCTGAGCTACAACCACCTCAGGAAAGTCCCCGACGGGCTCCCGATGGCTTTGGAACAGCTCTACTTAGAGTACAACTACATCAACACCATCCCCGAGGACTATTTCAAGGTCTCTCCCAAGCTGCTCTATGTACGGATGTCCCACAACAGCCTGACAAACCAAGGTCTCTCCACCAACAccttcaacagcagcagcatcctcgAGCTGGATCTCTCTTACAACAGGCTCCAGAAGATCCCCCGGGTCAGCACCAACCTCGAGAACCTTTACCTGCAAGGGAACCAAATCAACGGTGAGCAAAACCCCATCCACCAAAGCACAgaggagcaggggctggtggtgggatggggagatggggatgCAGAACCTCCCCATGGGGCACTGCTTGTGGGAATGAGCAGGAAGCTGGAAGCTGGGAGACTTCTTGATGGCCCTCAGCAAGGCAGGAGCATGGCCTGATGTGTCCCAGCACAACCCAGCAGTGACGCCCAGCACCGCACTGGTTTTGCTGAGCACTCATCAGAAGCCTGGTTAGAGAATAGAAACTGGGCTGAAGCTGATGCCCAGCCTGGGGAGGGGACTTCACCTTTAGCTCAGCATCGTACCCATCACCAACAGAGCAGCCAGAGGTGGGGAGGGCCCCATGGTCACTATAAATGGGAGCACTCATTCCTGTGGCCAGTGCTAATgcaggggacagggatggagcagagccctgcagggcaccagcacagcccatAGCCCCAAGCCCCCTCCAAGGGCTGGGTCTGCAGGCAGGGGACACAtccctgccagggctgggaCAGACGGGAGCTCTGGGTTATTAGAGCCACGAATGCAGCATCTTCTGCCAGGGCCAGAATTCCCTCTGTGTaatacacaaataaataaaaggaacagATTGTTCTGGGGCTGATGGTTATAAAAataagccaggaaaaaaaaccaacacgACCCAGCCAAGGAGAATCCTGGGAAAATCCAGGTTTTCTGCTCTcatctgccatgggcaggatcaTCCCAGAGCAGTGCAGGACCCCCAAAGCAAGCcttgggatggggacagggatgtgcCAGTGCAGCCAGAGGGAACACTCAACCCAGAGAGCAGGGAAACACGAATCCAAAACCAGATTCCCAAGTGTTTGCTCTCTGTAGCTGTTAACGTCTGCCCATAGATGCCATGGAAGGACCACAGAGCCCCCAGCCCAACGCAGGGGCCCGCAGCAGCCGCTGCCTCCCCCGGCAGCAGCCGGCCTGGAGCTCTGCTGCCATCTAGGCGGTCGCTTCTCTCCCAAACCATCTCCTCCATCCTTCCAAAGCCCTGGATTGGGATGGAGCGTCCCTCAGTGGTGCCTGGAAGGGGGATGTCTATGGGCATGGGGTGGGGACAGGGATGTCCAACCTCCTGGATGTGCTACGCAGTGCCCAAGCCTGCAGGATGCAGCGTGTGAAGCCTCAGAAGCATAAACCACgacaagctgtggctgccccatccctggccaggttggacggggcttggagcaagctgctccagtgggaagtgtccctgggttggaactggatgagatttaaggtcccttcaacccaaaccaggctgtgattccatgatagagcagctctgaggtcaGTGCCCTCAGATCCATCCCCTGAGCATCTCCCCCTTGACACCTCTCACCTCTCTCCCTAAAGCTCAACCACAGCACAGGGGCTGCGGCTTCAGCCTGTTCTGAGctctccatctcccctctccctgcagagTTCTCCATCAGCAGCTTCTGCACCGTGGTGGATGTCATGAACTACTCCAGGCTCCAGGTCCTGCGGCTGGATGGGAACGAGATCAAGCGGAACGCGGTGCCCCCCGATGCGCCCCTGTGCCTGCGCCGAGCCACCATCATCGAGATCTAACCCGGCCTGGCCCCCTCCCCAGCTCAGGACTTAGCTCTCCCCTTCTCGGGAGACCCTCACCCCTGTTTAATGCAGCTTGACACGATTTGACTTGGCTTCCGCAGCAGCACAGTGCGGGTGCTCCAACACCAGCCCACAGGAGCTCTTGTCCCCCATCCGCTCCCTCTTCCCAGCTCTTTGGCCATGCAGAGTGGGACATTCCCCCTCTGATCCTCCCCAAAGTGCTGCACCCATTCACCTCCTCCCCCTGGTTTGGGTGGGATGCAGCGGGATGGGATGCAGCTCATCCCACCTCCAAACACAGCACCGAGCATCTGACCCCATGGGGAGGGGTTGGGTCCTGCAGAACCACCAGATCCGAAAGGACTCACCCCAAGCCTGTGGGCCCTGGGAGCAGCATCAGGAGGTTGGAGAtgtaaagggttaaaaatacCCCAGCATCCCTCAGTCTTGGATGGGGAAGAGCAAATCCACTCTTTCCCTTGatcttttcccccttccatcTGCTCCAGAGATAAAGGAGAAACTGCTGTGGTTGGAGAGAAACAGCCACCAAGGGGGGCTCACACCGTCCCCCAGGCCACCAGTTCAGGGCAGGACCAGGCTCACGGGATGAGGCAATTCCCAGTGCCAccatccccagctccatcccagctccagggTCTCCCCATTACAGCATCCATAACAACACCATTGCAGTGACTTGGTTCCTCGGACGGTTTAGTTTGGGAACCAAAGGGGCAGCTGAGCTTTGGGGCTGACCTGCAAGATGCCCCCCAAGACCCTCCGCATTTAAACTGCATGCTGACTCTAGGCACAAACCCAACCCTGTGCTACCAGCAGCGCATGAGCTCTACATCTCATACCCCCAATAAAGCCCTTTCTGTAACTGCACGCACCGTGTCTGAGGAATCCCAAAAGCAGATGCCAGAGTCTGGGAATGGGGGCGGCTCCTGCACACCAGAGCTTCTCCAAGCGTCATCCAGGCTGGGTTGGTTGCACCAGCCGGGATATGTGCAGCAACCGCCTTCCCCAcagtgaggagctgctgctccagcacatcCCAGATGGATCCGTGCTTATTCCACACATGGAAAAGGGTTGGTAGcgagggaagggatggaggcaCCGCCGGCTTCTGGTCCCGGTTCTTGGGATGCTTTCAGGTTCTTCTGGATCCCAAACCAAAGGACCCCACTGCACACCCAGCCAGCCCTAGGCGCTGTCACTAGATACCAGCATTGCCTCTCACACACGATCCTGTCCAGGCTGGAAGGGTGGCCCTGGCCaaaaccatagcacccatgggtgcccacCACAGGCAGCACTTGCTTGGGTGAAGCTGGGCTGAGACATGGGGTGAAATCAGCTCCCACTGGGAAAAAGGGCTCAGGGAGAGGCAAACCTGACCCTGCTTTGGGATAGCGAGAGCAGAGCCATGCACTGAGCGGCCTTGGGATgtcccagagccctgcagctccagcgcAGGACGGCTCCAATGGGTACCACAGGCCAtcatcatcctcctcttcctctgggCAGCACCCAGCAGGCCGGGTGGGAAGGGGATAGACCAGAGCTACAGCCCCCAGTCCCACACCAACCACATCCcttcaggagcagcagtggATGATGCTTGCAGGCTCCATCTAAAACAAACCCATCCCCTCCATAGGGACATAGCAACAGGATCTGCCCCCAGCAGAACAAACCCCAAGAGCAGCAGCCACTCGATGCTGCTTTATCCACACAGGGATtgctgatttacaccagctggGGCCCTGCATCCCTTGGGGTAGAAGTGATGGGGTCAGCTCACCCTGCCCCACTTCTCACCATTCGGGCCCCATTGGTCCTGGCCGAGCCTACGAGTGCCCAATCACCACCTTGTTGTGGTGGGGCTGGCTCAtacccctcctcctcctcctcttcctcctcctcctgttgCTGGGAGGAGATGCAGTGTCCAGGGGGCCCCACTGCCTGCATCCCACcgggaaggaggaggaggaggaggaggaagggaggggggagctcaGGGCTTTGTGCAGACCCAAAGGAGGGggaaaccccaaaccaacacaaaGAGCTCCCCCGGCCCCTCGGGGCTGAGCCTGAGGCTTTGTGGGGTCCTGCAGGaggcaccagcagctgctgcctccccatCACCCTGTGTCTGTCCCTGCACAAGACCCAAACCTCAGCATTCCCAAGAGGATGGGCACGAttccctcacccccccccccccccccatttcttctctgcttctttccagcCTCTTTCCCCCCACATTCCTTCACTTTCTTTCATCCCTTTGCAGCTCGAACCCTTCCCAAGCCCTTTCCAACCATCCCTTCAGGAGCACATTTCCCTGGGAAGTGCAGGATTTGCGTTTAACAACAATCCCTGGAAGatctttccctttggaaaatAGGTTTGACCCAACTGCCCCATCCAGGGATGGGGGTTCCAGGCAcggctccatccctgcacttCCCTTTGCTCAGTTCTTCACCTCAGACCTTGGCTGAGTGGAGGGGACAAAGGGGCCAGCAGCAGGGTCACGGTGCCACCACCACGTCTGCAATGGGCAATAAAGGTTGATTATTAACCAGGTGCTTGGATCCAGCCCATGGGAAGAGATAAGGGAagtgcagaggcagcaggaaaagGGGCTGGCACAGCACCAGGATCCCAAGGGATGAGCCCGTTTCACAGGGACAAGACAGAGGCTCGGAGGGACAGAGGATCCTGCTCTTGCTGCTCCACATCGGCAGCAAATGGAGGTGGGATtctgggaatggggcaggaaaTTCCCGATCTGTTCAGCTCCCATTCTTGCCTCCCCTTTTGTTCCACTGCCATCTGTCCTGCAGCACATGCGGGAAATACCAAGCCAGGCTTTGTCCCTGCTCCACATCCCAGCCCTGTGCCCTGCATGTGGGGCACGGGCTCAgcatccctcctctccctcccttcctgaAGGGGGGTTCATTGCTCTGACACCCCAGCCCTCCATAGGATCCAGGCGCATGGCCTCGGGCTGCAGCTGAACCCCATCACCAGTCATTCCAAAGGGGACAAAGGAAGAGGGAAGCTCAGTGCCCCTCAAACTGCCAGAGACCCCCGTCAGGCTCCTCTAAGCCCCCCCAGCACATGGTCTGTGCTTGGGGGCGGCAGATCCCAGCCagtccctctgcagagccccCCATGGGGACCAGGAGGAGATGCTCTATGGGACCGTATGGGGTGTCTGAGCCCCGACCCGGCCTTTTAACTCACAACAAAGCcctggaggaggcagcaggggcagctgctccgctccagccccagccctctcctgctctgctttatCCGGTGCTATAATAGAAACAAACTCCCTGGTAAAAGGGCATTGTCAGAGGGAAAATGGGCCTCGCCCTTCGTCTGGCAGCTGGGAATGCCGGCGGCAAGCGGGGCTTAGGGATATTGTTGCCTCCAGCCTGTTTCCAGTAACGCATTTCCCGGAGGCTCCCCAAAGGAGAGGGTGTTGCATCCCCCTGCCATTGACACCGACAGCTCCCAGGGATACCCATTGGGATGAGAGGCCCCTGGCAGAGGGGATGGGGCAGGTACCAGCCCCATGGAGggatgctccagcagctcctgacaTGAGCTGGTGGGTCCTGAGGCTCAGACTCCAGCATCACCCTTAAATCCTTCTCCTTCTGGgccatggggctggcaggggacCCACAGCTCCttgcatgctgctgctgccgtaGTTGAGATGTGGCCTCATGAGACCTTCCTGGGTCAGTGCCATGATCCCTCCTCGGAGCTGGGAATTGCAGTTCCAGGACACGCAGGGCTCGTCCCAGcttccagctccaggctgggcCCAGAGCCGGGCTCAGCAGGAAGCAGATGATGGCTCCAAGGCCTGAACAAAGCCCAGGCACCGCTCCATAAGGAAGCACAAACAGCCTCGGGATGGACTCTGGCTGCTCCCACCATCCCCTGCTCTCTCATTGCTGTGCACCAGGGTATAGGATCCCTCAGGGACAGGGGCACAGCATCCCTTGGGACAAAGGGCACAGCATCCTTCAGGATGGGGGCACAGAATCCATTGGGACAAAGGGCACAGCATCCTTCAGGATGGGGGCACAGAATCCATTGGGACAAAGGGCACAGCATCCTTCAGGATGGGGGCACAGAATCCATTGGGACAAAGGGCACAGCATCCCTTGGGAGCAAGGCGCATGGCACCCCTTGGGGCCGTGGCCACAGCACCCTTTGGTGTGGGATGCTCCCCACCAAGCACCAGCAGCCGTGGCACAGTGTCAGGGCACCTCGTGCTGCACTGGGGGTGCTCAGCACCGCGTTACCCAACACCACAGCCCCCTAAATAACAACCACGGCTATTATCCCACTGAACAAGAGGCACAGCCCCCCCGGTGAGCCCTGCCCTGACCCAGGCACTGCTG is part of the Melopsittacus undulatus isolate bMelUnd1 chromosome 16, bMelUnd1.mat.Z, whole genome shotgun sequence genome and harbors:
- the FMOD gene encoding fibromodulin; the protein is MLWAPILILAGLCGASLGQYNEEEDMAWLQYYMRQSRMSSYNYVPYYEDENTPYVYSYLPAPDTEAEPGPEPQQASSWQCPQECDCPPNFSSAMYCDTRTLRYLPFVPSRMKYVYFQNNLITAIQEGAFDNATELEWLALHNNRISSEKMGKKVFAKLKSLERLYMNNNNLTKMPSPLPRSLRELHLSYNQISKVPSNALEGLENLTALYLSHNYIFEMGASLKGLKSLILADLSYNHLRKVPDGLPMALEQLYLEYNYINTIPEDYFKVSPKLLYVRMSHNSLTNQGLSTNTFNSSSILELDLSYNRLQKIPRVSTNLENLYLQGNQINEFSISSFCTVVDVMNYSRLQVLRLDGNEIKRNAVPPDAPLCLRRATIIEI